The following are from one region of the Chromobacterium phragmitis genome:
- the trpD gene encoding anthranilate phosphoribosyltransferase has protein sequence MISPQAALNRLIDGNELFYEEMLALMRQIMRGELTQAQTAAILIGLRVKVESVSEIAAAATVMREFATHVPVADRRHLVDTCGTGGDKSHTFNISTTASFVAAAAGARVAKHGGRSVSSSSGSADVLERLGVNLQLAPEQVGQCLDEIGLGFMFAPNHHSAMKHVAPIRKELGARTIFNILGPLTNPAGADNQLMGVFHPDLVGIQSRVLKQLGSKHVMIVHGSDGLDELTLSGSSMVAELKNGEILEYELEPGEFGLAECELKALRATTAEQSRDRLLSVLDGESGPARDIVLFNAGAAIYTADIAPSLADGVTMAREALDSGKAKLKLQQLIALSQKLGA, from the coding sequence ATGATCTCCCCGCAAGCGGCATTGAACCGCCTGATCGACGGCAACGAACTGTTTTACGAAGAAATGCTGGCGCTGATGCGCCAGATCATGCGCGGCGAACTGACTCAGGCCCAGACCGCCGCCATCCTGATCGGCTTGCGGGTCAAGGTGGAATCGGTATCGGAAATCGCCGCCGCCGCCACCGTGATGCGCGAATTCGCCACCCACGTGCCAGTGGCCGATCGCCGCCATCTGGTCGATACCTGCGGCACCGGCGGCGACAAATCGCACACCTTCAACATCTCCACCACCGCCTCCTTTGTCGCCGCGGCGGCGGGCGCGCGCGTGGCCAAGCACGGCGGCCGCTCGGTGTCGTCCAGCTCCGGCAGCGCCGACGTGCTGGAGCGGCTCGGCGTCAATCTGCAGCTGGCGCCGGAGCAGGTGGGGCAATGCCTGGACGAAATCGGCCTGGGCTTCATGTTCGCGCCCAACCACCACAGCGCGATGAAGCACGTGGCGCCGATACGCAAGGAGCTGGGCGCGCGCACCATCTTCAACATCCTGGGCCCGCTGACCAACCCGGCCGGCGCCGACAACCAGCTGATGGGCGTGTTCCACCCCGACCTTGTGGGCATCCAGTCGCGCGTGCTCAAGCAACTGGGCAGCAAGCACGTGATGATCGTCCATGGCAGCGACGGCCTGGACGAATTGACACTATCCGGCTCCAGCATGGTGGCGGAGCTCAAGAACGGCGAGATACTGGAATACGAACTGGAGCCGGGCGAGTTCGGGCTCGCGGAATGCGAGCTGAAAGCGCTGCGCGCCACCACCGCGGAACAATCCAGGGACCGCCTGCTGTCCGTGCTGGACGGCGAGAGCGGCCCCGCCCGCGACATCGTGCTGTTCAACGCCGGCGCGGCGATTTACACCGCCGACATCGCCCCAAGCCTGGCTGACGGTGTTACCATGGCGCGCGAGGCCTTGGACAGCGGCAAGGCCAAGCTGAAACTGCAGCAACTGATCGCCTTGAGCCAGAAGCTCGGCGCCTGA
- a CDS encoding lysozyme inhibitor LprI family protein, with product MRLAAFLAGAMLASPAWAGALEDCERSQADTPAVAACLQQKQAEASRMLAAQEDKALAAMRKLDAATDMRFHAARDLRRAGEAYRDYRRQHCGWVEASYASGNGGGRARLACEIDLDTQRLADLARHS from the coding sequence ATGCGGCTGGCTGCCTTTCTGGCCGGCGCGATGCTGGCATCCCCCGCTTGGGCCGGCGCGCTGGAGGACTGCGAACGCAGCCAGGCCGACACCCCCGCCGTCGCCGCCTGCCTGCAGCAAAAGCAGGCTGAAGCCAGCCGCATGCTCGCCGCGCAGGAAGACAAGGCGCTGGCCGCGATGCGCAAGCTGGACGCCGCCACCGACATGCGCTTCCACGCCGCGCGCGATCTGCGCCGCGCCGGCGAAGCCTACCGCGACTACCGCCGCCAACACTGCGGCTGGGTGGAGGCCAGCTACGCCAGCGGCAACGGCGGCGGACGCGCGCGCCTGGCCTGCGAAATCGACCTCGACACGCAAAGGCTGGCCGATCTGGCCCGCCACAGCTGA
- a CDS encoding aminodeoxychorismate/anthranilate synthase component II gives MLLMIDNYDSFTYNLVQYFGELGQDVKVFRNDEVSLQQIEELKPKYLVISPGPCTPNEAGVSVPAILHFAGKLPIMGVCLGHQSIGQAFSGKVVHAKQLMHGKVSPVSHLDKGMFHGLPNPVTCTRYHSLVIERETLPDCLEVTAWTDDGEIMGVRHKTLPIEGVQFHPESILTEHGHRMLDNFLREFA, from the coding sequence ATGTTGCTTATGATCGACAACTACGACTCCTTCACCTACAACCTGGTGCAGTACTTCGGCGAACTGGGCCAGGACGTGAAGGTGTTCCGCAACGATGAAGTCTCACTGCAGCAGATCGAAGAACTGAAGCCCAAATATCTGGTGATCTCCCCCGGCCCCTGCACGCCCAACGAGGCCGGCGTGTCGGTGCCCGCCATCCTGCATTTCGCCGGCAAGCTGCCCATCATGGGCGTATGCCTGGGCCACCAGAGCATCGGCCAGGCCTTCAGCGGCAAGGTCGTCCACGCCAAGCAATTGATGCACGGCAAGGTGTCGCCGGTCAGCCACCTGGACAAGGGCATGTTCCATGGACTGCCCAATCCGGTCACCTGCACCCGCTATCACTCGCTGGTGATCGAGCGTGAAACGCTGCCGGACTGCCTGGAAGTCACCGCCTGGACTGACGACGGCGAAATCATGGGCGTGCGGCACAAGACACTGCCCATCGAAGGCGTGCAGTTCCACCCGGAATCCATCCTCACCGAGCATGGCCACCGCATGCTGGACAACTTCCTGCGGGAATTCGCCTGA
- a CDS encoding helix-turn-helix transcriptional regulator — protein MSTGQLYTMKDIRRLTGFHPATIYRKIKLNEFPAPIKIGSASRWPEEVFTEWRGRAIAGNSE, from the coding sequence ATGTCCACTGGACAGCTCTACACGATGAAGGACATCAGAAGGCTAACGGGTTTCCACCCTGCCACGATTTACCGTAAGATCAAGCTGAACGAATTTCCCGCACCAATAAAGATTGGCTCAGCATCGCGTTGGCCAGAGGAAGTATTCACTGAGTGGCGAGGGAGAGCCATCGCCGGCAATAGTGAGTAA
- a CDS encoding deoxynucleotide monophosphate kinase family protein yields MQLIGLAGPKKSGKDTIADHLIAAHGFVKIGFADKIREELSAAFPDHDHDFENQNMKDEPSVYLALILCSDAGFLHWLNLRDFGTESDDRRVPRSPRWLQQQWGDYRRATAGWDYFICAVRERIEASTAPVVVSGLRYAASAPIPTAEADLIRQLGGWVWHVDRPGYEASAEHTTEIALPRHPRDLTIDNDSDVEALLEVIDLTIGALA; encoded by the coding sequence ATGCAACTAATCGGCCTCGCCGGCCCGAAGAAATCGGGCAAAGACACCATCGCAGACCACCTGATCGCCGCGCACGGCTTCGTGAAGATCGGATTCGCGGACAAGATCCGGGAGGAGCTGTCCGCCGCATTCCCCGACCATGATCATGACTTCGAAAATCAGAACATGAAAGACGAGCCTAGTGTCTATCTCGCGCTTATCCTGTGCAGCGATGCGGGCTTCCTTCACTGGTTGAATTTGCGGGATTTCGGGACAGAATCAGATGACCGCCGCGTTCCGCGCTCACCGCGCTGGCTCCAGCAGCAATGGGGCGACTACCGGCGCGCGACGGCCGGCTGGGATTATTTCATCTGCGCGGTGCGCGAACGGATAGAAGCGTCAACGGCGCCGGTCGTCGTGTCCGGCCTGCGCTACGCCGCCAGCGCGCCGATTCCGACCGCCGAGGCCGATCTGATCCGGCAGCTAGGCGGCTGGGTTTGGCACGTCGACCGGCCGGGCTACGAGGCGTCGGCGGAGCACACGACAGAAATAGCCCTGCCGCGCCACCCGCGCGACCTGACCATCGACAACGACAGCGACGTAGAGGCGCTGCTCGAAGTCATCGACCTGACCATCGGGGCTCTCGCATGA
- a CDS encoding ead/Ea22-like family protein, with the protein MDEFYLKEATKMTPDQLAALRAAAEAATPGPWRTGGSKPDGLHEITVYGSQVVIDTDIGPKVLLEGNSNFQAESVANAAYIAAANPAAVLALLGHIDAQAARIAELERVAARYRWLTQDAYIGECFTDRGVVLEICGTDREIPVFHERATDREEVDAAIDAAMERYQPPSCG; encoded by the coding sequence ATGGACGAGTTCTACCTTAAGGAAGCAACAAAGATGACACCTGACCAACTCGCCGCCCTGCGCGCGGCGGCCGAGGCTGCGACGCCGGGGCCGTGGCGCACGGGAGGCAGCAAGCCTGATGGACTGCACGAGATTACGGTTTACGGCTCACAGGTGGTAATCGACACAGACATTGGCCCCAAGGTGCTGCTGGAGGGAAATAGCAATTTCCAGGCAGAGTCGGTCGCTAATGCCGCGTACATCGCCGCCGCCAACCCGGCCGCCGTCCTGGCGCTGCTCGGCCACATCGACGCCCAGGCCGCACGCATCGCCGAGCTGGAGCGTGTCGCAGCGCGGTATCGGTGGCTGACTCAAGATGCCTACATCGGGGAATGCTTCACTGATCGGGGCGTTGTGCTTGAAATTTGTGGGACGGATAGAGAAATACCCGTATTCCACGAGCGCGCGACCGACAGGGAGGAGGTAGACGCCGCCATCGACGCTGCGATGGAGCGGTATCAGCCACCCAGCTGTGGGTGA
- a CDS encoding recombination-associated protein RdgC: MTWFNNATLFRLTDTPDAISLSEALSKRPFQPCAGLDWFSEGWVPPAAHLEEPVFVTRGHMLVSLMREDKVLPPAVIRKAVDTKVAEIEAKELRKVGRKEKLALKDQVTDDLLPRAFVKPSRVPALIAGGWLIADTGSAPRAEALVSKLREALPPFPAALPRTLIAPHTAMTDWLAAGEAPGGFELDADAVLKDGGENGAEVRVSRIDLTSDEIRQHIATGKQVVKLGLIWNEKIRFQLTDTMQIKGIKWLDVLQDEASQAGDDRASLFEATALLMASTIGELIVDLVDALGGLEDSQQHKEAA; this comes from the coding sequence ATGACCTGGTTCAACAACGCAACTCTGTTCCGGCTCACCGATACGCCGGACGCTATCAGCCTGAGCGAGGCACTGTCCAAGCGCCCGTTTCAGCCTTGCGCCGGCCTCGACTGGTTCAGCGAGGGGTGGGTTCCGCCTGCCGCCCACCTCGAAGAGCCGGTTTTCGTGACCCGCGGGCACATGCTTGTGAGCCTGATGCGAGAGGACAAGGTGCTGCCGCCGGCAGTGATCCGCAAGGCCGTCGACACCAAGGTGGCTGAGATCGAAGCCAAGGAACTGCGCAAGGTCGGCCGCAAGGAGAAGCTGGCGCTGAAGGACCAAGTGACCGACGACTTGCTGCCGCGCGCCTTCGTGAAGCCGTCCCGCGTGCCGGCGCTCATTGCCGGCGGCTGGCTGATCGCCGACACCGGTAGCGCTCCGCGCGCCGAGGCGCTGGTCTCCAAGCTGCGCGAGGCGCTGCCACCGTTCCCGGCCGCGCTGCCGCGCACCCTGATCGCGCCGCATACCGCGATGACGGACTGGCTTGCCGCCGGCGAAGCGCCTGGCGGCTTCGAGCTGGACGCCGATGCGGTGCTGAAGGACGGCGGCGAGAACGGCGCCGAGGTCCGCGTCAGCCGCATCGACCTGACCAGCGACGAGATTCGCCAGCACATCGCCACCGGCAAGCAGGTGGTCAAGCTGGGCCTGATCTGGAACGAGAAGATCCGCTTCCAGCTGACCGACACGATGCAGATCAAGGGCATCAAGTGGCTGGATGTCCTGCAAGACGAAGCCAGCCAGGCCGGCGACGACCGCGCAAGCCTGTTCGAAGCGACGGCGCTGCTGATGGCGTCCACGATTGGCGAGCTGATCGTCGATCTGGTGGATGCGCTGGGCGGCCTGGAGGATAGCCAACAGCACAAGGAGGCTGCATGA
- a CDS encoding helix-turn-helix domain-containing protein — MQNPRDIRRSTGLNQQQFWGVLGVTQSGGSRYENERNIPKPVQTLMNVVHVHGIDLSKITAENAQVIRALLAGELDVSALLKTAEHMRKLSAAAAGIAAEAANTSLLVNGLKEAA, encoded by the coding sequence ATGCAAAACCCCCGCGACATCCGCCGCAGCACCGGCCTCAACCAGCAGCAGTTCTGGGGCGTCCTCGGCGTCACCCAATCCGGCGGCAGCCGGTACGAAAACGAGCGCAACATCCCCAAGCCGGTCCAGACCCTAATGAACGTGGTCCACGTCCACGGCATCGACCTGTCCAAGATCACAGCCGAGAACGCCCAGGTCATCCGCGCGCTGCTGGCCGGTGAGCTGGATGTTTCCGCCCTGCTCAAGACCGCCGAGCACATGCGCAAGCTCTCGGCCGCCGCGGCCGGCATTGCAGCCGAGGCCGCGAATACTTCTTTGCTGGTTAATGGACTGAAGGAGGCCGCATGA
- a CDS encoding single-stranded DNA-binding protein yields the protein MNSITFDGRLAADAELRYTPAGEPILTFRVASDIGYGDRKSTNWFSCQIWGKRGESLKNYLAKGQQVTVYGQLLLREWQDKDGNKRLSPDVRVNELSLQGGRQEGTEQPSREAPPPRRREQQSQPPIDDFDEDGIPF from the coding sequence ATGAACAGCATCACCTTTGACGGCCGCCTGGCCGCCGACGCCGAGCTTCGCTACACGCCGGCCGGCGAGCCGATCCTCACCTTTCGCGTGGCCAGCGACATCGGCTACGGCGACCGCAAGTCCACCAATTGGTTCAGCTGCCAGATATGGGGCAAGCGCGGCGAATCGCTGAAGAACTACCTGGCCAAGGGCCAGCAAGTGACCGTGTACGGCCAGCTGTTGCTACGGGAATGGCAGGACAAGGACGGCAACAAGCGCTTGTCCCCGGATGTGCGCGTCAACGAACTGAGCCTGCAAGGCGGCCGACAGGAAGGCACCGAGCAGCCATCGCGTGAGGCCCCGCCGCCCCGCCGCCGCGAACAACAATCGCAACCGCCCATAGACGACTTTGACGAGGACGGGATTCCCTTCTAG
- a CDS encoding coiled-coil domain-containing protein has protein sequence MAAEDIKDLVVIEKASVQEVFLHRPTLDGILEQIRTKAMSIAPDLSTATSRKSIASVAYNVAKAKTYLDDLAKERVAELKELPKQIDESRKHMRDFLDRLKDEVRQPLTDWEAEQERLAVEKKAAEEAAALALKVETDHEIALLMNREFDRVAEEKRQADLRAQREREAEIARQAEEKARREAEEKAEADRQAAMRRELEAKLAAERAKQERLAAEQRAKDAEARAVREKAEAEERARLAAIKAEEDRIKAAEEAATAERRRQEQEAEAKAAEERRRAADTAHRAKVNREALDDLMATGLTEDQAKAVVCAIVKKQVRHVAIQY, from the coding sequence ATGGCAGCCGAAGATATCAAAGACCTCGTAGTCATCGAAAAGGCCTCCGTTCAGGAGGTTTTTCTACATCGCCCCACCCTAGATGGGATATTGGAGCAGATCCGCACCAAGGCTATGAGCATCGCGCCGGATCTGTCCACGGCGACCAGCCGCAAGAGCATTGCCAGCGTTGCCTACAACGTGGCCAAGGCCAAAACCTACCTGGACGACCTCGCCAAAGAGCGCGTAGCCGAGTTGAAGGAACTGCCGAAACAGATTGATGAAAGCCGCAAGCACATGCGTGACTTTCTTGACCGGCTAAAAGATGAAGTCCGCCAACCCTTGACCGATTGGGAAGCCGAGCAAGAGCGCCTCGCGGTTGAGAAGAAGGCCGCCGAAGAAGCCGCGGCCCTCGCCCTCAAGGTCGAAACTGACCACGAAATCGCCCTGCTGATGAATCGCGAGTTTGACCGGGTCGCAGAGGAAAAGCGCCAAGCTGACCTGCGCGCCCAGCGAGAGCGCGAGGCCGAGATTGCCCGGCAGGCCGAAGAGAAGGCGCGACGCGAAGCCGAGGAGAAGGCAGAAGCCGACCGCCAAGCGGCCATGCGACGCGAACTGGAAGCCAAGCTCGCCGCCGAGCGCGCCAAGCAAGAGCGCCTGGCCGCCGAGCAGCGCGCCAAGGATGCCGAGGCCCGCGCCGTCCGCGAGAAGGCCGAGGCCGAGGAGCGCGCCAGGCTGGCAGCGATCAAGGCTGAAGAGGATCGCATCAAGGCTGCCGAAGAAGCCGCCACGGCCGAGCGGCGCCGGCAAGAGCAAGAGGCCGAAGCCAAGGCCGCAGAAGAACGCCGGCGCGCAGCAGATACCGCCCACCGCGCCAAGGTGAACCGCGAGGCGCTGGACGACCTGATGGCCACCGGGCTGACCGAAGACCAAGCCAAGGCAGTGGTCTGCGCCATCGTCAAAAAACAAGTGCGCCACGTCGCCATCCAATATTGA
- a CDS encoding lambda exonuclease family protein gives MEQRSEEWFAARLGKVTGSRVSDIMARTKSGPAASRQNYMAELICQRLTGKMEERFTTAAMQRGVDIEPKARAIYMLETGEIVAETGLVIHPDIPDFGASPDGLVGLDGLIEIKCPNTWTHIETLRSGKPRKEYFIQMQAQMACTGRQWCDFISYDDRLPEDMAYFCKRITRDDDFIAEMLGEVNAFLSELEGTIQELTHGKAA, from the coding sequence ATGGAACAGCGTAGCGAAGAATGGTTTGCGGCCCGCCTGGGCAAAGTCACCGGCTCCCGAGTATCCGACATCATGGCACGGACCAAATCCGGCCCGGCGGCCAGCCGTCAAAACTACATGGCGGAACTGATCTGCCAGCGTCTGACCGGCAAGATGGAAGAACGGTTCACCACTGCAGCAATGCAGCGCGGCGTAGACATCGAACCAAAAGCCCGTGCCATTTACATGCTGGAAACCGGCGAAATAGTCGCTGAAACAGGCCTTGTCATCCATCCCGACATCCCGGACTTTGGCGCATCGCCGGACGGACTTGTCGGCCTGGACGGCCTCATCGAAATCAAATGCCCCAACACCTGGACGCATATAGAGACGCTTCGCTCCGGAAAGCCGAGGAAAGAGTATTTCATCCAGATGCAGGCGCAAATGGCCTGCACTGGCCGCCAGTGGTGTGACTTCATCAGCTACGACGACAGGCTGCCTGAAGACATGGCCTATTTCTGCAAACGGATCACCCGCGATGATGACTTCATCGCTGAAATGCTGGGCGAGGTCAATGCCTTCTTGTCGGAGCTGGAAGGCACCATCCAAGAGCTGACCCACGGGAAGGCGGCATGA
- the bet gene encoding phage recombination protein Bet, translated as MSAALTTLTGQLASRFNLGDGTELMATLKQTAFKGPVTDAQMTALLIVANQYGLNPWTKEIYAFPDRNNGIVPVVGVDGWSRIINGDKNFDGMEFEQDAESCTCKIYRKDRSRPTSVTEFMDECKREGVGPWKSHPKRMLRHKAMIQCARLAFGFAGIYDQDEAERIAERDVTPAATGRVFEGEAENPRRGELIRAAEAIANTGNVDALRAHLQGLAKADRAVIGTDEMQRLGTIAAEASAMAASPQDEPEEIPFAE; from the coding sequence ATGAGCGCCGCACTGACCACACTGACCGGCCAGCTGGCCAGCCGCTTCAACCTTGGCGATGGCACTGAGCTGATGGCCACGCTCAAGCAGACAGCCTTCAAAGGCCCTGTAACGGATGCGCAGATGACCGCGCTGCTGATCGTCGCCAACCAATACGGCCTAAACCCCTGGACCAAGGAAATCTACGCCTTCCCGGATCGCAATAACGGAATCGTCCCGGTCGTCGGCGTGGATGGCTGGAGCCGCATCATCAACGGCGACAAGAACTTCGACGGGATGGAGTTTGAGCAGGATGCCGAAAGCTGCACCTGCAAAATTTACCGCAAGGACCGGAGCCGGCCCACCTCTGTTACTGAGTTCATGGACGAGTGCAAACGCGAGGGCGTCGGTCCATGGAAGTCGCACCCTAAGCGCATGCTGCGCCACAAGGCCATGATTCAATGCGCCCGCCTCGCATTCGGCTTCGCTGGAATTTACGACCAGGACGAGGCGGAACGAATCGCTGAGCGTGACGTTACGCCAGCGGCAACCGGCCGAGTTTTTGAAGGCGAGGCCGAAAACCCGCGCCGCGGCGAGCTAATCCGTGCCGCCGAGGCAATTGCGAATACTGGGAACGTTGATGCGCTGCGTGCGCACCTGCAAGGACTTGCCAAGGCAGATCGGGCTGTTATCGGAACCGACGAAATGCAACGGCTGGGCACCATCGCGGCTGAAGCAAGCGCGATGGCCGCTTCGCCCCAAGATGAACCCGAAGAAATCCCTTTTGCGGAGTAA
- a CDS encoding transcription elongation factor SPT4, protein MPVAPPLRFAGFSLFLLHLPGLAPGFFFLETVMAEEYGQLEGETCKRMGCQGVIEEHPRENCSCHISPPCHYCTTPREYCPVCGWEAADDEVFNDFVVNVDKETGVYRTWTPRPLDTSKIDWHSKPHTNASMIKEGCYPPGTTADEVRKLVNGTFGGRFQHFGNGRFKFIAYTD, encoded by the coding sequence ATGCCAGTCGCCCCACCCCTGCGATTCGCAGGCTTCTCCTTGTTTCTCCTTCACTTGCCCGGCCTCGCGCCGGGTTTCTTTTTTCTGGAGACCGTTATGGCCGAAGAGTACGGACAACTTGAGGGCGAGACGTGCAAGCGCATGGGCTGCCAAGGCGTGATTGAAGAACATCCGCGCGAGAACTGCAGCTGCCACATTTCCCCTCCTTGCCATTACTGCACTACACCTCGTGAGTATTGCCCTGTTTGTGGATGGGAGGCAGCGGACGACGAGGTGTTCAACGACTTCGTGGTCAACGTCGACAAGGAAACAGGCGTATATCGCACATGGACGCCCAGGCCTCTGGATACCAGCAAAATCGACTGGCACAGCAAGCCACATACCAACGCCTCAATGATCAAGGAAGGTTGTTATCCGCCAGGCACTACGGCGGATGAAGTCCGCAAACTGGTAAATGGGACGTTCGGAGGCAGATTCCAGCACTTCGGCAACGGCAGATTCAAGTTCATCGCTTACACCGACTAG
- a CDS encoding Sec-independent protein translocase family protein: MMGSFSIWHWLMFLVMLVIFQVPAWLIVRKAGFPGVLSIVMWVPVLNLLALWVFAMVPWPATRK, encoded by the coding sequence ATGATGGGTTCTTTCTCTATTTGGCATTGGCTGATGTTCCTTGTGATGCTGGTCATCTTTCAGGTGCCTGCATGGTTGATCGTCCGGAAAGCTGGCTTCCCTGGCGTGTTGAGCATTGTCATGTGGGTTCCGGTACTCAACCTGCTGGCCTTGTGGGTGTTCGCGATGGTGCCTTGGCCTGCAACTCGAAAATAG
- a CDS encoding helix-turn-helix domain-containing protein codes for MNVRGDRIRAERMRRGWRQEDLGRRAGCSRSIVADLENGRNHESTKLPGIAKALGVSLTWLETGKGRKTPLASTEAPYVSADSLEDVAEQMLSKGPDEVWRLVQLLLTTAR; via the coding sequence ATGAATGTAAGAGGTGATCGAATCAGGGCCGAGCGCATGCGCCGCGGCTGGCGCCAAGAAGATCTTGGCCGGCGGGCCGGTTGCAGTCGGTCGATAGTTGCCGACCTGGAAAATGGGCGCAATCACGAGTCTACCAAGCTGCCGGGCATCGCCAAGGCGCTGGGGGTTTCGCTGACGTGGCTGGAGACGGGGAAGGGGCGCAAGACGCCCCTGGCGAGCACGGAGGCCCCTTACGTCTCCGCAGACTCGCTGGAGGATGTAGCTGAGCAGATGCTGAGCAAAGGGCCAGACGAGGTCTGGCGTTTGGTGCAGCTGCTGCTGACCACCGCACGCTGA
- a CDS encoding autoinducer binding domain-containing protein, translated as MTTAIDQLPEVAAISNNRINAAICAAAALRSMLVRARTRDDLDAALALICTIAGGAPTLLATFYGTKVPSLYINHGWSEEWLRRYVEQGYGKIDPVARATAGEPAVWSEKLYAPGLTQAQRKFVADSSRYGLTHGLTYIADKGGGVRYVLSIVGRHVEADRALRDLLEMLLPDLAEVAHRVFASNARIAKTSKIQQTVIDLYCKQGFKRAEVASALGKSVFTVDYHIGRLMDTYEAATVEQLMYKIGACE; from the coding sequence ATGACGACAGCTATCGACCAGCTGCCGGAAGTGGCGGCGATATCCAACAACAGAATCAATGCAGCCATCTGCGCCGCGGCAGCGCTGCGCAGCATGCTTGTGCGCGCCAGAACGCGCGATGATCTGGATGCTGCTCTGGCGTTGATCTGCACCATTGCAGGCGGCGCACCAACGCTGCTGGCGACGTTCTACGGAACCAAGGTACCGTCGCTGTACATCAACCACGGCTGGTCCGAGGAATGGCTGCGGCGGTATGTGGAGCAGGGCTATGGAAAGATAGATCCAGTTGCGCGCGCGACTGCTGGTGAGCCGGCTGTTTGGTCGGAAAAGTTGTACGCCCCAGGGCTGACCCAGGCGCAGAGAAAGTTTGTCGCGGACAGTTCGCGGTATGGACTGACGCATGGCCTGACCTACATCGCAGACAAGGGTGGCGGTGTTCGTTATGTGCTCTCAATCGTCGGTCGGCATGTCGAAGCGGACCGTGCGCTGCGTGATCTGCTCGAAATGCTGCTCCCCGATCTGGCCGAAGTCGCGCATAGAGTTTTTGCCTCAAACGCGCGGATTGCGAAAACTAGCAAGATTCAACAAACTGTTATCGATCTGTATTGTAAGCAAGGCTTTAAAAGGGCTGAGGTTGCATCAGCTTTAGGCAAGAGTGTCTTCACCGTTGATTATCACATCGGCAGGCTTATGGACACATACGAGGCGGCCACTGTAGAGCAACTGATGTACAAGATCGGCGCATGCGAATAA